From Primulina tabacum isolate GXHZ01 chromosome 2, ASM2559414v2, whole genome shotgun sequence, one genomic window encodes:
- the LOC142537977 gene encoding WUSCHEL-related homeobox 9-like isoform X1 has protein sequence MASSNRHWPSMFKSKPCNTTHLQWQQHHLTAGYHRTPYTAVPECEERTVEPKPRWNPRPEQIRILEAIFNSGMVNPPRDEIRKIRAQLQEYGQVGDANVFYWFQNRKSRSKHKQRQLSNITKSQPQTTIPSPPISDVITTAVTVPASSSSSSDKTSPDRSAEKALSVGSTPVIDLLSSSTALVNQSFLQAPRELLGDHFFFPVHQNNGGSTAAPGLTQGFCFPDLSTVIDQGIGSCPSFQLSELMLMNNSVLKKAEDDKIRLQQEINPTIVTAPDSTVPAICTPSFSITSPADRILQEEMVQTKSTVFVNDVCLEVGSGPFNVREAFGNDAVLVQLSGQPVITNEWGVTVQPLHHGDFYHLLRAFTPDENRNIHLI, from the exons ATGGCATCATCAAACAGACATTGGCCTAGCATGTTTAAGTCAAAACCCTGCAACACAACTCATCTCCAATGGCAGCAGCATCACTTGACTGCTGGTTACCACAGAACCCCATATACAGCAG TTCCCGAATGTGAAGAAAGAACTGTTGAGCCAAAACCACGATGGAACCCTAGACCAGAACAGATTCGCATACTTGAAGCGATATTCAATTCAGGGATGGTGAATCCTCCAAGGGATGAGATAAGGAAGATTAGGGCACAGTTGCAAGAATATGGCCAAGTTGGAGATGCCAATGTTTTTTACTGGTTCCAGAACAGGAAATCAAGAAGCAAACACAAGCAACGCCAACTCAGTAACATCACCAAATCACAGCCTCAAACCACCATCCCTTCGCCTCCCATCTCCGACGTTATCACCACCGCTGTCACGGTTCCAGcttcttcatcatcttcttcagATAAAACTTCTCCGGACAGATCAGCAGAAAAGGCTCTTTCTGTCGGCTCTACTCCTGTGATCGATTTGCTTAGTTCTTCAACTGCTTTAGTGAACCAGTCTTTTCTACAAGCTCCTAGAGAGCTCTTGGGCGACCACTTCTTCTTTCCTGTGCATCAAAACAATGGAGGATCGACTGCTGCTCCTGGTTTAACACAAGGGTTTTGCTTCCCAGATTTATCCACCGTGATAGATCAGGGTATTGGAAGTTGCCCAAGTTTCCAGCTTAGTGAACTCATGCTGATGAATAACTCCGTCTTAAAGAAGGCTGAGGATGACAAGATTAGACTGCAACAGGAGATTAATCCCACCATAGTTACGGCACCAGATAGTACTGTTCCCGCCATTTGTACTCCATCATTCAGTATTACATCCCCCGCCGATCGCATTCTTCAAG AAGAAATGGTCCAAACAAAATCGACCGTTTTCGTCAACGATGTGTGCTTGGAAGTGGGATCGGGGCCGTTCAACGTGAGAGAGGCATTTGGCAACGATGCAGTGCTTGTACAGTTATCGGGGCAGCCAGTGATCACTAACGAGTGGGGAGTTACTGTGCAGCCCCTCCACCATGGAGATTTTTACCATCTGCTTCGCGCGTTCACGCCTGATGAAAACAGGAACATTCATTTg ATTTAA
- the LOC142537977 gene encoding uncharacterized protein LOC142537977 isoform X2 — MASSNRHWPSMFKSKPCNTTHLQWQQHHLTAGYHRTPYTAVPECEERTVEPKPRWNPRPEQIRILEAIFNSGMVNPPRDEIRKIRAQLQEYGQVGDANVFYWFQNRKSRSKHKQRQLSNITKSQPQTTIPSPPISDVITTAVTVPASSSSSSDKTSPDRSAEKALSVGSTPVIDLLSSSTALVNQSFLQAPRELLGDHFFFPVHQNNGGSTAAPGLTQGFCFPDLSTVIDQGIGSCPSFQLSELMLMNNSVLKKAEDDKIRLQQEINPTIVTAPDSTVPAICTPSFSITSPADRILQGFVT; from the exons ATGGCATCATCAAACAGACATTGGCCTAGCATGTTTAAGTCAAAACCCTGCAACACAACTCATCTCCAATGGCAGCAGCATCACTTGACTGCTGGTTACCACAGAACCCCATATACAGCAG TTCCCGAATGTGAAGAAAGAACTGTTGAGCCAAAACCACGATGGAACCCTAGACCAGAACAGATTCGCATACTTGAAGCGATATTCAATTCAGGGATGGTGAATCCTCCAAGGGATGAGATAAGGAAGATTAGGGCACAGTTGCAAGAATATGGCCAAGTTGGAGATGCCAATGTTTTTTACTGGTTCCAGAACAGGAAATCAAGAAGCAAACACAAGCAACGCCAACTCAGTAACATCACCAAATCACAGCCTCAAACCACCATCCCTTCGCCTCCCATCTCCGACGTTATCACCACCGCTGTCACGGTTCCAGcttcttcatcatcttcttcagATAAAACTTCTCCGGACAGATCAGCAGAAAAGGCTCTTTCTGTCGGCTCTACTCCTGTGATCGATTTGCTTAGTTCTTCAACTGCTTTAGTGAACCAGTCTTTTCTACAAGCTCCTAGAGAGCTCTTGGGCGACCACTTCTTCTTTCCTGTGCATCAAAACAATGGAGGATCGACTGCTGCTCCTGGTTTAACACAAGGGTTTTGCTTCCCAGATTTATCCACCGTGATAGATCAGGGTATTGGAAGTTGCCCAAGTTTCCAGCTTAGTGAACTCATGCTGATGAATAACTCCGTCTTAAAGAAGGCTGAGGATGACAAGATTAGACTGCAACAGGAGATTAATCCCACCATAGTTACGGCACCAGATAGTACTGTTCCCGCCATTTGTACTCCATCATTCAGTATTACATCCCCCGCCGATCGCATTCTTCAAG GGTTTGTTACTTGA
- the LOC142537979 gene encoding uncharacterized protein LOC142537979, with amino-acid sequence MSGHRDDSPPPPPPDDRIELTIRDGIFFPHNNRFLRYISAQFSLQTCDPGWSWRYVTPEQRQWYWEQFCTRYTWAAAIDAQVRDLWFRTTATLYRQTIHGWRTSDHHPQTVTPERWASWTAAWQQQDWLDRAAKNKANRSSEPAGKGTRTTKHIAGKKTYSAHGQDLRARHGRDPTSWELYVHTHRHDDGSFVDTRSCLIHEEMERYMAESMTPTDDGSEPAVPSPQSVNSMFKTVVGGKNKGRMYGCGSMASTLYPDEMAPGRRGGSSGVSQSSQSQQMADMQQTLDSSLRRNDELCERMHATEAENAMLRDRMASLEDQVRVLVAGMSQGATGHTSGRTLLGSGTSHMGRSRGAAVASSSRIHRLSQSYVPPTQGYEDDDDDETQSP; translated from the exons ATGTCTGGACATCGCGATGATTCCCCGCCTCCTCCACCGCCTGATGACAGGATTGAGCTCACGATCAGGGATGGGAT ATTTTTCCCACATAATAACCGTTTCTTGAGATACATATCGGCTCAGTTCTCACTGCAGACATGTGATCCCGGCTGGTCGTGGAGGTATGTGACACCTGAGCAGCGGCAGTGGTACTGGGAGCAGTTCTGT ACGAGGTATACATGGGCTGCTGCTATTGATGCTCAGGTACGGGACTTGTGGTTCCGTACCACTGCCACCCTATACCGCCAGACCATTCACGGTTGGAGAACCAGTGACCATCATCCACAGACGGTCACGCCTGAGAGATGGGCTTCTTGGACTGCTGCCTGGCAGCAGCAGGATTGGCTGGACAGAGCCGCGAAGAACAAGGCCAACAGGAGCAGCGAGCCTGCAGGTAAAGGTACAAGGACGACGAAGCACATTGCAGGTAAGAAGACGTACAGCGCTCACGGACAGGATCTG cgAGCACGACATGGCAGAGATCCGACGTCATGGGAGCTATACGTTCACACACAtcgacatgacgatggatcgtTCGTTGACACGCGATCCTGCCTGATCCAC GAGGAGATGGAGCGATACATGGCTGAGTCGATGACTCCCACAGATGATGGATCAGAGCCTGCTGTCCCCAGCCCACAGTCGGTGAACAGCATGTTCAAGACTGTTGTTGGGGGGAAGAATAAGGGGAGGATGTACGGTTGTGGGTCGATGGCCAGCACCTTATATCCAGATGAGATGGCTCCGGGTCGACGTGGTGGGTCATCGGGTGTAAGTCAGTCGTCTCAGTCCCAGCAGATGGCAGACATGCAACAGACTCTAGACTCATCGTTACGACGTAACGATGAGCTTTGCGAGAGGATGCATGCTACAGAGGCAGAGAACGCCATGCTGAGAGATCGCATGGCATCACTAGAGGATCAGGTCCGAGTCCTTGTTGCAGGCATGTCACAGGGAGCTACTGGGCATACATCTGGTCGCACGCTGCTTGGATCAGGCACTTCTCACATGGGTCGATCCCGTGGCGCAGCAGTTGCTTCTTCATCTCGTATCCACAGATTATCACAGAGTTATGTTCCTCCGACGCAAGGGTACGAGGACGACGACGATGACGAGACCCAGTCACCGTAG